The following proteins are encoded in a genomic region of Rubrobacter xylanophilus DSM 9941:
- a CDS encoding Nramp family divalent metal transporter, protein MADVTGVGREGAGEAPRSWGARLKYIGPGFVVAATGVGAGDMVSSLSAGTNFGTVLIWAIVIGALLKYVLTEGLGRWYMATGTTILEGWRSLGLWASLYFVIYLLIVTFVFGAAVVSASALAVTAMFPGVMPLWAWAVLHGIFGFVVIGIGRYRLFERIMEFFVALMFVTVVGLAIMLTPDLGELALGIVVPRIPEGSVLYALAVIGGVGGTFTLASYPYWVRERGWSRPSWIPMMRLDLSVGYLFTALFMVSMLVIGAEMLFARGEGISGEEGLVALSDPIRERFGTLASWFFLVGFWAAATSSILGAWNGAAYLFADSVRTILRVPDERAGEYLSETGLWFRLMLVWITFPPMLLLSFGQPVLLVVVYAALGAFFMPFMALTLLWLLNSSRVSREYRNGWLTNALLAAAILLFVVVGVQEVAGAL, encoded by the coding sequence GTGGCTGACGTTACCGGCGTCGGGAGGGAGGGTGCGGGCGAGGCCCCGAGGAGCTGGGGCGCGCGCCTGAAGTACATCGGGCCTGGCTTTGTGGTGGCGGCGACCGGCGTGGGGGCGGGGGACATGGTCTCCTCGCTCTCGGCGGGCACCAACTTCGGGACGGTTCTGATCTGGGCGATCGTCATCGGGGCGCTGCTCAAGTACGTGCTCACCGAGGGGCTCGGGCGGTGGTACATGGCGACGGGGACGACCATCCTCGAGGGCTGGCGCTCGCTCGGGCTGTGGGCGAGCCTGTACTTCGTGATCTACCTGCTCATAGTCACCTTCGTCTTCGGGGCGGCGGTGGTCTCGGCCTCGGCGCTGGCCGTCACGGCGATGTTCCCGGGGGTGATGCCGCTGTGGGCCTGGGCGGTGCTGCACGGCATCTTCGGCTTTGTGGTCATCGGGATCGGGCGCTACCGGCTCTTCGAGCGGATAATGGAGTTTTTCGTCGCCCTGATGTTCGTCACGGTGGTGGGGCTCGCCATCATGCTCACCCCGGACCTCGGCGAGCTGGCGCTGGGGATAGTCGTCCCCCGCATACCGGAGGGCTCGGTGCTCTACGCGCTGGCGGTCATCGGCGGGGTGGGCGGGACCTTCACGCTGGCCTCCTACCCCTACTGGGTGCGGGAGCGCGGCTGGAGCCGGCCCTCCTGGATCCCGATGATGCGCCTGGACCTGAGCGTGGGCTACCTCTTCACCGCGCTGTTCATGGTCTCGATGCTGGTCATCGGCGCCGAGATGCTCTTCGCCCGCGGGGAGGGCATAAGCGGCGAGGAGGGGCTCGTGGCGCTCTCCGACCCGATCCGGGAGCGCTTCGGGACCCTGGCCAGCTGGTTCTTCCTCGTCGGCTTCTGGGCCGCCGCGACCAGCTCCATCCTCGGGGCCTGGAACGGGGCGGCGTACCTGTTCGCCGACTCGGTGCGCACCATCCTGCGCGTGCCGGACGAGCGGGCCGGGGAATACCTCTCGGAGACGGGCCTCTGGTTCCGCCTGATGCTGGTGTGGATCACCTTCCCCCCCATGCTCCTGCTCAGCTTCGGCCAGCCGGTGCTGCTGGTGGTGGTCTACGCCGCCCTCGGGGCCTTCTTTATGCCGTTCATGGCCCTCACCCTGCTGTGGCTGCTCAACTCCTCCCGGGTTTCCCGGGAGTACCGCAACGGCTGGCTGACGAACGCGCTGCTGGCCGCGGCGATCCTGCTGTTCGTGGTGGTGGGGGTGCAGGAGGTGGCGGGGGCGCTCTAG
- a CDS encoding QueT transporter family protein, which yields MEGRRKSPARRVAVAGVVGALYVVLSLAVAPIAFGPLQFRVGEALKPLVIKHPVLIPAFGVGTVIINLFSPFAGLLELAFMPAVDVAGGALCWLIARTVGGAFGTYLASFVYAVFTAAGVGVVLHVAAGLPYLPSFASVAVSEAILLLAGNALLVRRV from the coding sequence GTGGAGGGGCGGCGCAAGAGCCCGGCGCGCAGGGTGGCCGTCGCGGGGGTGGTGGGCGCCCTGTACGTGGTGCTCTCCCTGGCGGTGGCCCCCATCGCCTTCGGCCCGCTGCAGTTCCGGGTGGGCGAGGCCCTGAAGCCCCTCGTCATAAAGCACCCCGTCCTCATACCGGCCTTCGGGGTGGGGACGGTGATCATCAACCTCTTCAGCCCGTTCGCCGGGCTGCTGGAGCTGGCCTTCATGCCCGCCGTGGACGTGGCGGGCGGCGCCCTGTGCTGGCTCATAGCCCGCACCGTCGGCGGGGCCTTCGGCACCTACCTGGCCTCCTTCGTCTACGCCGTCTTCACCGCCGCCGGCGTGGGGGTGGTGCTGCACGTGGCCGCCGGGCTCCCCTACCTGCCCTCCTTCGCCTCCGTCGCCGTCTCCGAGGCCATCCTGCTGCTCGCCGGAAACGCCCTCCTGGTGCGGCGGGTGTAG
- the mutL gene encoding DNA mismatch repair endonuclease MutL, which translates to MRLFPRLVSEGPAGYDGGGRVRILPPDVARRIAAGEVIERPASAVKELVENALDAGATRVEVEVEGGGTSLIRVRDDGAGMLPGDAERALGRHATSKLRCVDDLARVSTLGFRGEALHAIGAVSSLSLTTRAAGEALGRRVRVLAGEPAGSEPAAHPPGTTVEVRDLFLNLPVRRGFLGTARAEGNAVARAVEALALSRPEVGFFLRAEGRPALSLPPAAGLRERVAQVHGLALAETLLPLSDPAVRGLVSPLSASFPTRRYLHVTVNGRVVDPDSFAPAVAKAYADLLPKGRHPAAFLRLELDPEEVDVNVHPAKRAVRLRGGRSVYPLVVGAVRSALELGRRGRGAAAPGREEPALALIGQFAGRCIVAQRGEELLLIDQHGAHERVLYERLLYGPPERPVALDPPRVVRLPGELGREVLWSFEEELASAGFRVEPFGEDAVRVLAAPRGVGDVAAGLVGAAQALAGGEDYLKALACRGADRFGEELDRARMARLLEDWASTRFPEVCPHGRPIVRRISLGELLRGFGRV; encoded by the coding sequence GTGAGGCTCTTCCCGCGCCTGGTCTCCGAGGGGCCCGCGGGCTACGACGGGGGAGGCCGGGTGCGGATCCTCCCCCCGGACGTGGCGCGCAGGATCGCCGCCGGCGAGGTCATAGAGCGCCCCGCCTCGGCGGTGAAGGAGCTGGTGGAGAACGCCCTGGACGCCGGCGCGACGCGGGTAGAGGTGGAGGTGGAGGGTGGCGGGACCTCCCTGATCCGGGTGCGCGACGACGGGGCCGGCATGCTTCCCGGGGACGCCGAGCGCGCTCTCGGGCGGCACGCCACGAGCAAGCTCCGCTGCGTGGACGACCTCGCCCGGGTGAGCACCCTGGGCTTCCGGGGGGAGGCGCTGCACGCCATCGGCGCGGTCTCCTCGCTCTCGCTGACGACGCGCGCCGCCGGCGAGGCGCTCGGCCGGCGCGTGAGGGTTCTGGCCGGCGAGCCGGCGGGCTCGGAGCCTGCCGCCCACCCGCCGGGCACCACGGTGGAGGTGCGCGACCTGTTCCTGAACCTGCCGGTGCGGCGCGGCTTTCTCGGGACGGCGCGGGCGGAGGGGAACGCGGTGGCGCGCGCCGTCGAGGCCCTGGCGCTCAGCCGCCCGGAGGTGGGCTTTTTCCTGCGGGCGGAGGGGCGCCCGGCGCTCTCCCTGCCGCCCGCCGCCGGCCTGCGGGAGCGGGTGGCCCAGGTGCACGGCCTGGCGCTCGCCGAGACCCTGCTGCCGCTCTCCGACCCGGCGGTGCGGGGGCTTGTGAGCCCGCTGTCGGCGAGCTTCCCGACCCGCCGCTACCTGCACGTGACGGTGAACGGCCGGGTGGTGGACCCGGACTCCTTCGCCCCGGCGGTGGCGAAGGCCTACGCCGACCTGCTCCCGAAGGGCCGCCACCCGGCGGCCTTTCTGCGCCTGGAGCTGGATCCGGAGGAGGTGGACGTGAACGTCCACCCGGCGAAGCGGGCGGTGCGGCTGCGGGGCGGGAGGTCCGTCTACCCGCTGGTGGTCGGCGCGGTGCGCTCGGCGCTGGAGCTCGGCAGGCGGGGGCGCGGAGCCGCCGCGCCCGGGAGGGAGGAGCCCGCCCTCGCGCTCATCGGCCAGTTCGCCGGGCGGTGCATCGTGGCCCAGCGGGGGGAGGAGCTGCTGCTCATCGACCAGCACGGGGCGCACGAGCGGGTCCTGTACGAGCGGCTGCTCTACGGCCCTCCGGAGCGGCCCGTCGCCCTGGACCCTCCGCGGGTGGTCCGGCTGCCCGGGGAGCTCGGGCGGGAGGTTCTCTGGTCTTTCGAGGAGGAGCTGGCCTCGGCGGGCTTCAGGGTGGAGCCCTTCGGAGAGGACGCGGTGCGGGTGCTCGCCGCGCCGCGGGGCGTGGGGGATGTGGCGGCGGGTTTGGTCGGGGCCGCGCAGGCCCTCGCGGGCGGGGAGGACTACCTGAAGGCGCTGGCGTGCAGGGGCGCGGACCGCTTCGGGGAGGAGCTGGATCGCGCCAGGATGGCCCGGCTTCTAGAGGACTGGGCGTCCACCAGGTTCCCCGAAGTTTGCCCGCATGGACGCCCCATCGTCCGGCGCATCAGCCTGGGGGAGCTGCTGCGCGGCTTCGGGAGGGTCTAG
- the ggt gene encoding gamma-glutamyltransferase — protein sequence MFRSEGAAAKTRVRRPDGGGRSTVYGTRGAVSCEHPLAAVEGLRVLDEGGTAADACVAMAACLAVVAPMTTGMGGDAFLLFYEAGSGRVIGANGSGRAPRGATIEGLRARGVKEMPERGGLSVTVPGAVRLWEDAARRLGKLPLGRLLEPARRYAEEGFPVTEVVSRYWEVAAELLGSREASARCFLPGGRAPRPGEVFRQPDLARTLALVAESGSEAFYGGEVARSIARAVQEDGGYLSEEDLAAHETTWVEPISTGYRGLEVHEIPPPGQGIAALEMLNILEGFDMGSLDPSGAERIHLEVEAKKLAFRDLFGKVGDPEFAAVPVEELLSKDYAARLREEISPERAAVPSVGPALGSDTTYLCAVDAGGNGCSFINSLYMGFGSGVVADGTGVCLQNRGRSFRLVEGHPNALAPGKRPMHTIIPGLVTRDGALWAVFGVMGGPMQPQGHAQLLSNLIDHRMEPQEAVDHPRHFHDHEGDVLLVEGRVAPAEVERLRRMGHRVEVGPAYAIPTGGAQLIRVLEDGVRACGSDPRKDGCALAQ from the coding sequence ATGTTCCGGAGCGAGGGCGCGGCCGCGAAGACGAGGGTCCGGCGGCCGGACGGCGGGGGGCGTTCCACGGTGTACGGCACGCGGGGCGCGGTGTCCTGCGAGCACCCGCTGGCCGCGGTGGAGGGGCTGAGGGTGCTGGACGAGGGCGGGACCGCCGCCGACGCCTGCGTGGCGATGGCGGCCTGCCTCGCCGTGGTCGCCCCGATGACCACCGGGATGGGCGGGGACGCCTTTTTGCTCTTCTACGAGGCGGGGAGCGGCCGGGTGATAGGGGCCAACGGCTCGGGGCGCGCCCCCCGGGGGGCGACCATCGAGGGGCTGCGCGCCCGGGGCGTCAAGGAGATGCCGGAGCGCGGCGGCCTCTCGGTGACGGTCCCCGGGGCGGTCCGGCTGTGGGAGGACGCCGCGCGGAGGCTCGGCAAGCTCCCGCTGGGGCGGCTGCTCGAGCCGGCCCGCCGCTACGCGGAGGAGGGCTTCCCGGTCACGGAGGTCGTCTCCCGCTACTGGGAGGTGGCGGCGGAGCTTCTGGGGAGCCGGGAGGCCTCGGCCCGCTGCTTTCTGCCCGGCGGCCGGGCGCCACGCCCCGGGGAGGTGTTCCGGCAGCCCGACCTGGCGCGCACCCTCGCCCTGGTGGCCGAATCTGGGTCGGAGGCCTTCTACGGGGGGGAGGTGGCCCGCAGCATCGCCCGGGCGGTGCAGGAGGACGGCGGCTACCTCTCGGAGGAGGATCTGGCCGCCCACGAGACCACCTGGGTGGAGCCCATCTCCACCGGCTACCGGGGGCTGGAGGTGCACGAGATCCCCCCTCCGGGGCAGGGCATAGCGGCGCTGGAGATGCTCAACATCCTGGAGGGCTTCGACATGGGCTCGCTCGACCCCAGCGGCGCCGAGCGGATCCACCTGGAGGTCGAGGCGAAGAAGCTCGCCTTCCGCGACCTCTTCGGGAAGGTGGGCGACCCGGAGTTCGCCGCGGTGCCGGTGGAGGAGCTGCTCTCCAAGGACTACGCCGCCCGGCTGCGGGAGGAGATCTCGCCGGAGAGGGCCGCCGTTCCCTCGGTCGGCCCGGCGCTCGGGAGCGACACCACCTACCTGTGCGCCGTGGACGCCGGCGGCAACGGCTGCTCGTTCATAAACAGCCTGTACATGGGCTTCGGCAGCGGGGTCGTGGCCGACGGCACCGGCGTGTGCCTGCAGAACCGGGGGCGCTCCTTCCGGCTGGTCGAGGGGCACCCCAACGCCCTCGCCCCCGGCAAGCGGCCGATGCACACGATCATCCCGGGGCTCGTCACCCGCGACGGGGCGCTGTGGGCGGTCTTCGGGGTGATGGGCGGCCCGATGCAGCCGCAGGGCCACGCGCAGCTGCTCTCCAACCTGATCGACCACCGCATGGAGCCCCAGGAGGCGGTGGACCACCCCCGCCACTTCCACGACCACGAGGGCGACGTACTGCTGGTCGAGGGGCGCGTCGCGCCCGCCGAGGTGGAGCGGCTGCGCCGCATGGGGCACCGGGTCGAGGTCGGCCCCGCCTACGCCATCCCCACCGGAGGGGCCCAGCTGATCCGCGTCCTGGAGGACGGCGTGCGGGCCTGCGGCAGCGACCCCCGCAAGGACGGCTGCGCCCTGGCCCAGTAG
- a CDS encoding ATP-dependent Clp protease ATP-binding subunit, giving the protein MLHNLLQQHAQGPGSLFEALSREAQEAVMRAREASAGAGGEAAIGTDHLLAGIVAGDNLATEALRRAGADVEGMRAKFREQRGDPGEKVYTFTPSAKRALQLSFTAARQMGAPQVGAEHLLLGLLGEGDGNAYRILSQHGAGDAEALRREILRLLQQRGGQVGAGMPGAAPGGPGMPGGPQGPQSRTPTLDQVSRDLTRMARDGELDPVIGRAGEIARVVRILSRRTKNNPVLIGEAGVGKTAIAEGLAQRIVSEDVPEVLKGKRVVALDVGALVAGTRFRGDFEERMKQLLNELQREEKNIILFIDELHTIVGAGGAEGAVTASNMLKPALARGELQVVGATTLDEYRKHVEKDPALERRFQPVLVEEPTVDETIAILFGLRDRYEAHHRVRISDEAIIAAAQLSERYITDRFLPDKAIDLLDEAAAEVRLRSTVPPVDLKRIEEEIASLENQKEDAVRAEDYERAAQYKQRIEQLKLELREKQEGWAGNREANAPEVRREDIARILEEWTGIPATNIVQEEAERLLNLEAVLHERVIGQDEAVRAVAEAIRRARAGIKDPRRPVGSFIFLGPTGVGKTELARTLAEYLFGEEEAMVRIDMSEYQEKHTVSRLVGAPPGYVGYEEAGQLTEQIRRRPYSVVLFDEIEKAHPDIFNTLLQILDDGRLTDAQGRTVDFRNAVIIMTSNVGSQHLVSERQFGFTAREGVDFREMERRARNALEQTFRPEFLNRVDEIIVFRPLSKEDVMQIVDIMLRRLNKHLESQRISVEVTPEAREFLAEEGYDPKFGARPLSRAIRRHIENPLSSSIIEGEFSPGDTVVVDRDGDRLTFRAKAPVS; this is encoded by the coding sequence ATGTTGCACAACCTGCTTCAGCAGCACGCGCAGGGTCCCGGCAGCCTCTTCGAGGCGCTCTCCCGGGAGGCGCAGGAGGCCGTGATGCGCGCCCGGGAGGCCTCCGCCGGGGCCGGCGGGGAGGCGGCCATCGGGACCGACCACCTGCTGGCCGGGATCGTCGCCGGCGACAACCTGGCCACCGAGGCGCTGCGGCGGGCCGGGGCCGACGTGGAGGGCATGCGGGCCAAGTTCCGCGAGCAGCGGGGCGACCCGGGGGAGAAGGTCTACACCTTCACCCCGAGCGCCAAGCGGGCGCTGCAGCTCTCCTTCACCGCGGCGCGGCAGATGGGCGCGCCGCAGGTCGGCGCCGAGCACCTGCTGCTCGGGCTGCTCGGCGAGGGCGACGGCAACGCCTACCGCATCCTCTCCCAGCACGGCGCGGGGGATGCCGAGGCGCTGCGGCGCGAGATTTTGCGCCTGCTGCAGCAGCGCGGCGGTCAGGTGGGCGCCGGGATGCCCGGCGCGGCCCCCGGCGGTCCCGGCATGCCCGGCGGCCCGCAGGGGCCGCAGAGCCGGACCCCGACCCTCGACCAGGTCAGCCGCGACCTCACGCGGATGGCCCGCGACGGCGAGCTCGACCCCGTCATCGGCAGGGCCGGCGAGATAGCGCGGGTGGTGCGCATCCTCTCGCGGCGCACCAAGAACAACCCCGTGCTCATCGGCGAGGCCGGCGTGGGGAAGACCGCCATCGCCGAGGGGCTGGCGCAGCGGATAGTCTCCGAGGACGTGCCCGAGGTGCTCAAGGGCAAGCGGGTCGTCGCCCTCGACGTCGGCGCGCTGGTGGCCGGCACCCGCTTCCGCGGGGACTTCGAGGAGCGGATGAAGCAGCTCCTCAACGAGCTGCAGCGGGAGGAGAAGAACATCATCCTGTTCATCGACGAGCTGCACACCATCGTCGGCGCGGGTGGCGCCGAGGGGGCGGTGACCGCCTCCAACATGCTCAAGCCCGCGCTCGCCCGCGGCGAGCTGCAGGTCGTCGGGGCGACCACCCTCGACGAGTACCGCAAGCACGTCGAGAAGGACCCGGCGCTCGAGCGGCGCTTCCAGCCGGTCCTGGTCGAGGAGCCCACGGTGGACGAGACCATCGCCATCCTCTTCGGGCTCAGGGACCGCTACGAGGCGCACCACCGGGTCCGGATCTCGGACGAGGCCATCATCGCCGCCGCGCAGCTCTCCGAGCGGTACATCACCGACCGCTTCCTGCCGGACAAGGCCATAGACCTGCTGGACGAGGCGGCCGCCGAGGTGCGCCTGCGCTCCACCGTCCCTCCGGTGGACCTCAAGAGGATCGAGGAGGAGATAGCCTCGCTCGAGAACCAGAAGGAGGACGCGGTGCGGGCCGAGGACTACGAGCGGGCCGCCCAGTACAAGCAGCGCATAGAGCAGCTCAAGCTCGAGCTGCGCGAGAAGCAGGAGGGCTGGGCCGGCAACCGGGAGGCCAACGCCCCGGAGGTCCGGCGGGAGGACATCGCCCGCATCCTGGAGGAGTGGACCGGCATCCCGGCCACCAACATCGTCCAGGAGGAGGCCGAACGCCTCTTGAACCTGGAGGCCGTCCTGCACGAGCGGGTCATCGGCCAGGACGAGGCCGTGAGGGCCGTCGCCGAGGCCATAAGGCGCGCCCGCGCGGGGATAAAGGACCCCAGGCGGCCGGTCGGGAGCTTCATCTTCCTCGGGCCCACGGGCGTGGGGAAGACGGAGCTTGCGCGTACGCTCGCCGAGTACCTCTTCGGCGAGGAGGAGGCGATGGTGCGCATCGACATGAGCGAGTACCAGGAGAAGCACACCGTCAGCCGGCTCGTTGGCGCGCCCCCGGGCTACGTGGGCTACGAGGAGGCCGGGCAGCTCACCGAGCAGATCCGGCGCAGGCCCTACTCGGTGGTGCTCTTCGACGAGATAGAGAAGGCCCACCCGGACATCTTCAACACGCTGCTGCAGATCCTGGACGACGGGCGCCTCACCGACGCCCAGGGCCGGACGGTGGACTTCCGCAACGCGGTCATCATCATGACCTCCAACGTGGGGAGCCAGCACCTGGTCTCCGAGCGGCAGTTCGGGTTCACCGCGCGCGAGGGCGTGGACTTCCGGGAGATGGAGCGCCGGGCCAGGAACGCCCTGGAGCAGACCTTCCGCCCGGAGTTCCTGAACCGGGTCGACGAGATCATCGTCTTCCGCCCGCTCTCGAAGGAGGACGTGATGCAGATCGTGGACATCATGCTCCGGCGGCTGAACAAGCACCTGGAGAGCCAGCGGATCTCCGTGGAGGTGACCCCGGAGGCCCGGGAGTTCCTGGCCGAGGAGGGCTACGACCCGAAGTTCGGCGCGAGGCCGCTCTCCCGCGCGATCCGGCGGCACATAGAGAACCCGCTCTCGAGCAGCATCATCGAGGGCGAGTTCAGCCCGGGCGACACGGTGGTGGTGGACCGCGACGGCGACCGGCTGACCTTCAGGGCGAAGGCCCCGGTCTCCTGA
- the mutS gene encoding DNA mismatch repair protein MutS: MLGRYAELKAQLPPGTILFYQVGTFFETFEEDAKTVSRELSLRLTSREAAGEGRVPLAGVPGHALQEHVAALLRKGHSVAIAEQRQHPTKPRQFTREITQILTPGTVIEDNVLSAGRSNYLATFVVRDGKAGIAVAEASTGEFSGTVVPEAELPAELERWSPREVVVPERTAAEDLPRLEARVSTAPRWTFEPSAGEQALRQHFGVASLKGYGLDGSPQLVAAAGALIRYLSTLRGGSPPEQIVSFRRYDPGQAMLLDAATRRNLGLEELISTVDRTRTPMGQRTLRRWLERPLLEASRINQRLEAVDALFPDYMLREEVREHLGGIPDIERIATRIVRLSASPGDLLALRGALEALGPLRRALAPAAQRSELLRRALSAMEEPPGVRELIAEAISEEEGEIIRPGYSAELDEARSFRDGAHEWLTRFEAEERLKTGLKTLKVGYRDGEGYFIEVGGKEAHRVPPHYEHRKALKHNARYVTVELKEHESRMLTAREEVERLERRILGEIRAAVKEAAPQLQRIARAVAVVDVVASFAAAAAELRYCRPRVAEERGIRIVSGRHPVVEHATETPFVPNDARIDGGSRLQIITGPNMAGKSVYLRQVALIVLLAQTGSYVPAEEASLGVVDRIFTRVGAEDRLASGESTFMVEMTEAAGILNGATERSLVILDEVGRGTSTYDGMSLAWAIAEYLHDDVQALTLFATHYHELTRLADSLPGCRNLKAVVEEVGGEIVFLHRIEPGAESSSYGVHVARLAGLPPRVTDRAQEILSRLEAEGVKGFAG, from the coding sequence ATGCTCGGACGCTACGCCGAACTCAAGGCCCAGCTTCCGCCCGGGACGATCCTCTTCTACCAGGTCGGCACCTTCTTCGAGACCTTCGAGGAGGACGCCAAGACCGTCTCCCGCGAGCTCTCGCTGCGGCTCACCAGCCGGGAGGCCGCCGGGGAGGGGAGGGTGCCGCTGGCGGGGGTCCCCGGGCACGCCCTGCAGGAGCACGTGGCCGCGCTCTTGAGGAAGGGCCACTCCGTGGCCATCGCCGAGCAGCGGCAGCACCCCACCAAGCCGCGGCAGTTCACCCGCGAGATCACCCAGATTTTGACCCCCGGCACCGTGATCGAGGACAACGTCCTCTCCGCCGGGAGGTCCAACTACCTGGCCACCTTCGTCGTCCGGGACGGGAAGGCCGGGATAGCGGTGGCGGAGGCCTCCACCGGGGAGTTCTCCGGTACGGTGGTGCCGGAGGCGGAGCTGCCGGCGGAGCTGGAGCGCTGGTCGCCGCGGGAGGTGGTGGTCCCCGAGCGGACGGCCGCCGAGGATCTGCCCCGGCTGGAGGCGCGGGTGAGCACCGCCCCCCGCTGGACCTTCGAGCCCTCCGCGGGGGAGCAGGCCCTGCGGCAGCACTTCGGGGTGGCGAGCCTCAAGGGCTACGGGCTCGACGGGAGCCCGCAGCTCGTGGCCGCGGCGGGGGCCCTCATCCGCTACCTGAGCACCCTGCGCGGCGGCAGCCCGCCGGAGCAGATCGTCTCCTTCAGGCGCTACGACCCCGGCCAGGCGATGCTGCTGGACGCCGCCACCCGCAGGAACTTGGGGCTGGAGGAGCTGATCTCCACGGTGGACCGTACCAGGACCCCGATGGGCCAGCGGACCCTGCGGCGCTGGCTGGAGCGGCCGCTCCTGGAGGCCTCCCGGATCAACCAGCGGCTCGAGGCGGTGGACGCCCTCTTCCCGGACTACATGCTGCGGGAGGAGGTGCGCGAGCACCTCGGCGGCATCCCGGACATCGAGCGGATCGCCACCAGGATCGTGCGGCTCTCGGCCTCCCCGGGCGACCTGCTCGCCCTGCGGGGGGCGCTCGAGGCGCTGGGGCCGCTGCGGCGGGCGCTCGCCCCCGCCGCGCAGCGCAGCGAGCTCCTCCGGCGGGCGCTCTCGGCGATGGAGGAGCCGCCGGGGGTCAGGGAGCTCATCGCCGAGGCCATCTCCGAGGAGGAGGGCGAGATCATCCGCCCCGGCTACTCCGCCGAGCTGGACGAGGCCCGCTCCTTCCGGGACGGGGCCCACGAGTGGCTCACCCGCTTCGAGGCCGAGGAGCGCCTGAAGACCGGGCTCAAGACCCTCAAGGTCGGCTACCGGGACGGCGAGGGGTACTTTATAGAGGTGGGGGGGAAGGAGGCCCACCGGGTTCCGCCCCACTACGAGCACCGCAAGGCCCTCAAGCACAACGCCCGCTACGTCACCGTAGAGCTCAAGGAGCACGAGTCCAGGATGCTCACCGCCCGCGAGGAGGTCGAGCGGCTGGAGCGCAGGATCCTGGGCGAGATCCGGGCGGCCGTCAAGGAGGCGGCGCCGCAGCTGCAGCGGATCGCCCGGGCGGTGGCGGTGGTGGACGTGGTCGCCTCGTTCGCCGCCGCCGCGGCCGAGCTGCGCTACTGCCGGCCGCGGGTCGCGGAGGAGCGGGGGATCCGGATCGTCTCCGGGCGCCACCCGGTGGTCGAGCACGCCACCGAGACGCCCTTCGTGCCCAACGACGCCCGGATAGACGGCGGCTCCCGCCTGCAGATCATCACCGGCCCCAACATGGCCGGGAAGTCCGTGTATCTGCGGCAGGTGGCCCTGATAGTCCTGCTGGCCCAGACCGGCTCCTACGTGCCCGCGGAGGAGGCCTCGCTGGGGGTCGTCGACCGGATCTTCACCCGGGTCGGCGCGGAGGACCGGCTGGCGAGCGGGGAGTCCACCTTCATGGTGGAGATGACGGAGGCGGCGGGTATCCTGAACGGCGCCACGGAGCGCAGCCTGGTGATCCTGGACGAGGTGGGCCGGGGGACCTCCACCTACGACGGGATGAGCCTGGCCTGGGCGATCGCCGAGTATCTGCACGATGACGTGCAGGCCCTCACGCTCTTCGCCACCCACTACCACGAGCTGACACGGCTCGCCGACTCGCTCCCCGGCTGCCGCAACCTGAAGGCGGTGGTTGAGGAGGTGGGCGGGGAGATCGTGTTCCTGCACAGGATTGAGCCCGGCGCCGAGTCCTCCTCCTACGGGGTGCACGTGGCCCGGCTGGCCGGGCTGCCGCCGCGGGTGACCGACCGGGCCCAGGAGATCCTCTCCCGCCTGGAGGCCGAAGGGGTGAAGGGGTTCGCCGGGTGA